The DNA sequence AGACCAAACGATTCACGAGTTGCTTTTTTTATCATCTCAGCCATCATTCTGCCTCCAGTCTGGCAAGTTCTGCCTTAAGTTCTGTCATTGCCTGGTGATACTGTTCTTCATCCGGGGCTTTTCCATGCCAGCCAACCTGATTCTCCATATAGGAAACACCTTTGCCCTTAATGGTATTCATAATGATGCAGGAAGGCTTGCCCTTAACGGTGCGTGCGTGCGCAAAGGCTTTTTCTATTGCGTCAAAGTCATGGCCGTCAATGGTCTGTACATCAAAGCCAAATGCCTCGAATTTTTTGTCTATCGGATATGAACCGCCAACTTCAGAAACAGGACCGTCAATTTGCAGCTTGTTGGAATCTACAATTTCGCACAGGTTGTCCAGGTCGTGGTGGCCGGCAAACATAGCAGCCTCCCAGACCTGACCTTCCTCCACTTCGCCGTCCCCCAGCAGGGCATAAACGCGGTAATCTTTTTTGTCCATTTTACCAGCCAAAGCCATACCGCAGGCAGCGGAAATACCTTGTCCCAAGGAACCTGTGCTCATATCAATGCCGGGTGTATGTTTCATGTCCGGATGGCCCTGAAGCATGGCACCAATGTGCCGCAGGGACTTGAGCTCTTCACGCGGGAAGAAGCCGCGTTCCGCCAAAGCAGCGTACAGACCTGGGCAAGCATGACCTTTGCTCAGGACAAAACGGTCGCGCTGTGGGTCCTTCGGATTTTTCGGGTCAACGTGCAGTTCCCGGAAGTATAGATATGTAAACATATCGGCTGCTGAAAGGGAACCGCCGGGATGGCCGGACTTTGCATGATAAACGCCCTCGATGATGCCCATACGAACTTTACAGGCAGTCACCGCAAGTGCTTTTTTTTCCGTGCTGTTCATGATATCCCTCCTGAAGGTTATGTAACACATTTGCGATTTCATTATACTCTAATGTCGTTTTTCATACAAGTATTTTATGCAGAAAACACAAAAGCCGACTGCGGCAAATTAGAATTGCCGCAGCCGGTCTTTTTATATTTCCGCTGTTTGGCGGACAAAAGCAGATTTTGTTGCGCCGCAGATAGGGCAAGCCCAATCCTCCGGCAGCTCCTCAAAGGGTGTAATGGCGTCGTGATACAAATAACCGCACACCGTGCAGGCAAACGCTTCGCCGTCACTGTTGGAGCGATCCGGTGTCGGCTCCTGATATGTCGGGGCATTGCGGGGTGCGCTTCCTTTAATCACGTTGCGGTAGTACGAATAAGTCATTGGTGTGCCGACAACCCTATCGCTCCCAGCAAGGACTTTCGCAAGAAAAACAGTGTAGGAAGGCGTTTCCATAGAATCAATCACTTTGCACAGGAACCAGCAGCAGCTGTTTTCCCGGATAACCGGTACACCTTCGCGCAGCATTTTGTAGCGGATATTATCCAGCTTTCTGCTGCTGCGGCCGGAAGTAAGCCCCAGTGCCCCGATAACCGCTCCGGAAGTGTCCTCACTAAGCACGCTGACCGTAAACAGGCCGTTTTTGTGAATACACGCATAGCTGTAACTGCTGCGGTGAATGCTGACCGTCAGCAAATTCGGATGATTGGAAACCTGTGAAACGGTGTTGACGATACTGGCTGAAGGGTGTTTCCCGTCTGTCACACCAATGGCATACATTCCATATGTGAAACTGAAAAGAGATTCATTTTTCATGGCAGCCTGTACCTCCCTTTTTCAAAAGGCAGAAATTCACCACCCTATTTATCCGGTGTTTCTTCCTTTTTAATGTGGCGCCAATATGCCGCATAGGACTGCTCTGTCTTGTTTTCCCCCGGGGTGTAATAAGCAGCTCCCTGCAGGGTGTCGGGCAGGTACTGCTGCTGCACCCAGTGATTCGGGTATATGTGCGGGTATTTATAAAACTGACCTTTGCGCTTTACTTCGGCACTGTCGTAATGTTTGTTCTGCAGGCAGCGCGGAACCGGACCGGCTCTGCCCGCTTTGACATCCGTCAGCGCCGCATCAATGGCAGCTTCCCCAGAATTGCTTTTGGGTGCCAGAGAAACCAAAATGACCGCATCGGACAGCGGAATGCGTGCCTCCGGCAAACCAACCATCTGTGCCGCATCCACGGCAGCTTTGACGATTGGAATAATCTGCGGATAGGCAAGGCCAACATCCTCGCACGCACAAACCATTAGGCGGCGGCAGGCAGACGGCAAGTCACCCGCAGCCAGCAGACGCGCCAGATAATGCAGTGCCGCATCCGGGTCCGAACCGCGCATGGATTTCTGGTAGGCTGAAACAATATCGTAATGTTCGTCGCCTTCCCGGTCATAACGAGGCGCACTGCTTTGTGTCAGCTCTGCAGCCAATTCCGGCGTAACCTGCAGTGCATCGTCCGTTTCTTCCGCGGCCAGCGCGCACAGTTCCGCCGCATTCATCGCCTTGCGTACATCGCCGCCACAGGAAAATGCAATGCGGCGAACCGCTTCCGGCTCCGCTTTAATCGGTTTCCCGCGTTCCTGTGAAAGGAAGCGGAAAGCCCGTTCGACAGCGGGAACAATATCTTTCGGCTCAACCGGCTTAAATTCAAACACCGTTGAACGGCTGAGTATGGCATTGTATACATAGAAATACGGATTTTCTGTGGTAGAGGCAATCAGTGTAATATCGCCGTTTTCAATGAACTCCAAAAGAGTTTGCTGCTGCTTCTTATTAAAATACTGAATCTCATCTAAATACAGCAGAATCCCGTTGACAGCTTCCAGCGTACCAACTTTGCTGACGACGGCACGAATATCCGCAGTGGAAGCGGAAGTACCATTTAGCTTACACAAATGCTTTTTAGTACGCCGGGCAATAATCGAAGCAAGCGTTGTCTTCCCTACACCGGAAGGTCCATAAAAAACCAGGTTGGGAATCTCTCCGCTTTCAATAATGCGGCGCAGCGGCCGTCCCGGTCCCAAAAGATGCTGCTGACCGACAATGTCATCCAGCGTTTTGGGCCGGATACGGTCTGCGAGAGGAGCTGACATAGGAACACATCCTTTCCGGCAGGCGGCTGTCCGTTCTTTTATTCTTATGCGTGCTTGGGCACAAACATCCGTTTTTTATTCGTACAGCGGGTATTTTTTGCACAGGGCGCCCACTTTGGCCAAAGAAGCTTCCTTGGTGCCGTCAAAGTCACGAATGGTGTCCGCAATGCAGGAAGCAATAATATCCATGTCCTTCGGCTGCATACCGCGTGTGGTAACGGCCGGCGTACCCAAACGCAGGCCGGAAGTCTTAAAGGGGCTGCGTGTTTCGCCCGGCACAGTGTTCTTATTCGCGGTAATGCGGATGGAATCGAGGCGGGTTTCCAGCTCTTTGCCGGTCAGGTCCATACCGGTCAGGTCCACCAGCAGAAGGTGGTTGTCT is a window from the Caproicibacterium lactatifermentans genome containing:
- a CDS encoding transketolase; translated protein: MNSTEKKALAVTACKVRMGIIEGVYHAKSGHPGGSLSAADMFTYLYFRELHVDPKNPKDPQRDRFVLSKGHACPGLYAALAERGFFPREELKSLRHIGAMLQGHPDMKHTPGIDMSTGSLGQGISAACGMALAGKMDKKDYRVYALLGDGEVEEGQVWEAAMFAGHHDLDNLCEIVDSNKLQIDGPVSEVGGSYPIDKKFEAFGFDVQTIDGHDFDAIEKAFAHARTVKGKPSCIIMNTIKGKGVSYMENQVGWHGKAPDEEQYHQAMTELKAELARLEAE
- a CDS encoding flavin reductase: MKNESLFSFTYGMYAIGVTDGKHPSASIVNTVSQVSNHPNLLTVSIHRSSYSYACIHKNGLFTVSVLSEDTSGAVIGALGLTSGRSSRKLDNIRYKMLREGVPVIRENSCCWFLCKVIDSMETPSYTVFLAKVLAGSDRVVGTPMTYSYYRNVIKGSAPRNAPTYQEPTPDRSNSDGEAFACTVCGYLYHDAITPFEELPEDWACPICGATKSAFVRQTAEI
- a CDS encoding replication-associated recombination protein A, with the protein product MSAPLADRIRPKTLDDIVGQQHLLGPGRPLRRIIESGEIPNLVFYGPSGVGKTTLASIIARRTKKHLCKLNGTSASTADIRAVVSKVGTLEAVNGILLYLDEIQYFNKKQQQTLLEFIENGDITLIASTTENPYFYVYNAILSRSTVFEFKPVEPKDIVPAVERAFRFLSQERGKPIKAEPEAVRRIAFSCGGDVRKAMNAAELCALAAEETDDALQVTPELAAELTQSSAPRYDREGDEHYDIVSAYQKSMRGSDPDAALHYLARLLAAGDLPSACRRLMVCACEDVGLAYPQIIPIVKAAVDAAQMVGLPEARIPLSDAVILVSLAPKSNSGEAAIDAALTDVKAGRAGPVPRCLQNKHYDSAEVKRKGQFYKYPHIYPNHWVQQQYLPDTLQGAAYYTPGENKTEQSYAAYWRHIKKEETPDK